The sequence AACAAACCGATATTTAAATCGGTAACCACAAATCCAagcaaattcaaaataaacaaaGTCTATCAAAACTAACCACAAGCTATTACAAATGCCAAGCTTAATCTTCTTTATCACCAATGCTTGAGCTTCCATCTTCTTCAACTATGGCATCGTCATCAACTAGCTTCCCATTTGATACAATTTTAGTCACATCCAATTTCCTGACGTCCGTCTCAGGGAAAACAACTTTGACTTATGTCACCGCCCGATCAAACCCCTAGGCAAACGCTTCATATACCTCGGTCTCCAAATCCTTCACTCGAGGAACAAGTCGTTTTCCCTCAACTTGCCATTCCTTTAGCTCATTTTCAATAGATTCTTTTTGCCCTTTCGTGCTACTTAGCACAACTTCTTTCAACTTTATCGACAAAGACAAGTCATTTACTGCCTTCTCCTTCTCTTCCATAGCCTTAGTCAATCCCTCAATAGAAATAGCATTTTATTCTTCATTTTCAAAAGGCAGTTCTTGTGTTCGACCAACCAACACAAGACGAGCACTAATAACCTATAAAAAAACACTACTgagaaaaaaaacaacaaaaagtaaCTCAAAAAAGCAAGTATAAAATACCTGCAAGTAACGAGCAACACCTATATGTCTGACTTCGTTAATCATCTTCACATCCACCGAAAACTGACCAAATTGATCGGATAGAGCAAAGAAAGGAAACAGATTAGACCAAAAAGACCTCATGCTATCATCCTTAGCATATTCATGCAGCCTCTTTTGTGATCTACAAGAACTCTCCACTAACTCCAGGTTTACATCAtcactttctttttctcctttaccAAGGCCTCACCcttctttcctttacttttacaGTTTAGCTCGGATTGTGCAACTTCTGCGCTAGTTTCCTTTCTCACATTAGTCATTAATCTTCATTTTTCTTCCTCTGGTTGAAAAACACCTTCAAACCAACCGTCGTAATGGTCGGCGCATTTTCCCCTGTCACAAACACAACAAGATATTACCATCATTTAACAAACAACAGCTCACATTAATTACATCTCTAAATAGTTATAATTACCTATATACTCCAACACAGAGTGTCTATCAGTATCTCACTTCAATAACTCAGAAACAGGCAACATATCATAACAACTCATCTTAGATACCAAAAACTCCATCACTAAATTATCATCAACACACCTATCTTCAACATCTAAAATTTGAACAGGTACGGGAGACCAAGATAATGGAAACCTTTCTTCCAAGAATTCATTTAAATAAAACTAATACTCCTCAGGAACACTCCTAATTTTAACAAACATCACTTTAAAATCTTTGAATGAGGAGTTGTATAACCGAAAAATACTCCTACCCGGATAGTTACTCAAGTTAACCCATAACCCTCTCCTAATCCCTTTGGCTTGAAACGAAAAAAAAAACCTTAAAGACGGGGATATTCTAACAGTTCCATCAAATTTTCAAAAGATCTAACAAAATCTCACGAGTTGAGATGTAACTGTGTTAGAGCACAATTAAGCCAATACAACACCCTGCATTGAAAATCTGTAGAGGAAAGCTTCATGCCCAATTCAGTAAGCAAGCaaatatataaataaacataaggcCAACCATCCAACTTTTCACATACACGATCACTATCCTGGCATGGTAAAACTTCAATTCTTATATTACTTCCCTCCCTGACCCACACGCCTAAACCTAATTAATTTACGGACTCAACATCATTAAAACAAGAAACCCGACCCCTAACGTCCTCGTCAACCCAACTGTAAGGGACCTCTCCTTCTACTTTCACTTCAGCTTTACCCATTCCCATCTCAAATACACGAAGATAGATCCCAGAAGTGTAGAAGAAAACAAACAAACCTTTTTGACTCATTTGCAGAAAATGGAGGGTTACACACTTCTTCACTTGACTAAGCACTTTCGTATGTTAACttgggaaaaagaaaaagttattGAGATATCACTAAATCACTTAATCGATTATGTGTTCCCATATATATTAACATTCAATCTCAGCCATTAATTTACCAATGGGTAAGGAGGTTACATAATCCAACACACAGGGGTCTTTCGAGATTGGCGtcataagtcacatccattaaatCATCATGGGAAGGTGGAATGAGAAaagttgagagagagagagagagagagagagagagagagagagagagagagagagtgtgtgtgtgtgtgtgtgtgtgtgtgtgtgtgtggactTGCACCAACACCACCCAAAATGGCCAAGGTATATACACACAAACAAGTTTGACCTATTTCCTTCCCTAGGCACATCAAGCTTGGGAGCTATTATACGTCCATCATACTTCGGCCAACCATGCAAAAAACTCGGTCACGAAAATACTAAAAAGCACGTTCACTAGATCACTTCAAACGGTTGCGTGTCCGCATATATATTAACATTTAATTTCAGCCATTAATTTACCAACGAGTAAAGAGGTTCATCGACATTACTCCCCTGACTCTTTATCTTATCACCCCTTTATTATCCTTGAACCACTTATTTTACTCGCTCTCTTTATCATTAAGATTccattttttcattctaatttaaGCGTTAGAGTATCTTTTACATGTGTTTTCATCCGAGGTGTTCAATGCAAGCCGACTTATAACTCGTTCAACGAAGGCAGCTCGTTGCTCGGAGGAACCGCTATATCTCGACGTGACCATCACAGACGGAACACTTACAAACACTTAAAATCGTCTATTTCTATCATAAAAAACGCAATTTTTGCTATCTTAATTAAGGAAGTGCTAGTTCATTATTATATTTATTGAGTTACTATCGAAAAAAATCGAGAAATtatgaataaatgaccatttgtacccatgagagTTCAGAACGCTGATATTTGTACCCATCGTAGATGAAAACTGACTTTGTAACCATGAGAGATGggctccgtgtgacaaaagtagcCTGGCTTGGGTTGGCACTTGCTTCGGGTTTGTAGGACCCTACGTGGCTCTCCAAACCTCCCAAAGCCCAATCTACGTGGATCTGAACGTTTCTATATGAAGGTAATGCTTGAAATGAAAACCCTAGCAACTTGTCTTGCCCAATTCGAACCATACCCCCAAAATGAAATATTGGTGAAATTCAAGCGCACCCAGAGATAACTCAAAACCCCAGCAATGTCACCACGCAGATTTAACTCTAATGCAAATTTTGGAAGTCGCAGCAGTTCTTCAAGTTCGAAgaagatgaaggagaagaagCTCGATGAGAAATGTTTCTGTAGGTGGGATGTTGTGTTGATGGAGACTGGAATGATTACGAATCCTAACAGATGGTTCATCAGATGTCCTCTATGGGCGGTAAGGGCCAGATGCTGTTGTTGTTGAGGTGAGACAATTAGTTCTGAGTTTTAGTTAATAATGTGggcctttttttttgttttctcagACAAGAGATTGCAGATACTTTGTTTGGGTGGATGAACTCGAACAAGGATGGGAGGGTCTGGCAAGATGTTTAGCCAAGAGAAAGGTCGAGCATTGTTATGCAATGCCTGATGATGGATCGACTCTCACTGCAGGGGGGAAAATCAGCAAGCATCATCAATGATGGCTAGGAAGATAGACAAATTTAGGGTTGAAATTAGGGGAATTAGAGTGTTGATTACAACCGTTGCACTGGGGGTagcattttgtttgttttatgaGTTGTATTTGGTGATGAAATCATAAGACTTGTAAAATTGGAGATCTTTGTTCGTGATAGTTAAATTTTCGAATGATATTGGCATGATATGGATTGTTTCTAATCTATACTGGTTTGCTTTACATGTGATACATTGATGTAGATACACAGGGTTTGAACTTGTTGCTGCAATCTGAAATGATTCTGATAACGTTTAAAAGTAGACATTGCTGTTGAAAATGGACATGAATCTCTATCTTTTCTCCTTAAGGATCAAACAATAAGCTAGAAATTAGTAACCTGATGGTTTTGCTTTTCAATATATGAGTTTGAACCAAATTGGATGAACAAAATGCTGTAACAATAGTGATATCAAAAAAAGGCAAAAAAAGGCAAGTATATAAATGGCAACTGAAATAAGACAAAGAAGCCAAGTACTGGCAACTGAAATTACACATTACACCCTAGCATTACTAAGTCATATCTAAGCAAAAGCATGAAAATGCATAACAAAACACAAGACTTATGTATCTCACTGGTGTAAACTAAAAACAACAAAAAGCAACCATAACTAGTCTACGATATTGGGGTCGAGTTACTGCTCCCGCTTGATACACCATTTTTTCCTCCGCTTGATCCACGTATCCTGCCTCGGCCTCTACCTTGACCTCTTCCTGTATCAGATGTGCCTTGACCTCTAGTAGTTGGAGTCACAACTCCAGGTGTGGGCATGAACTGCATGAATCAGGTGCTTATTCATGCACTAGCTCCTTGCAATGGATGAGGTGTAGTTTGAGAGTTATGTGTGGATGGAGTTGTAGCTGGCTGGTTGGCAGGTGGTGTCATTGGCTGCTGTCTTTGTCCGGTCGGAGGTGGTCGTTTAACACTTCTCCTTCTAACTTATTTTCTGGTTGTTGCATTGTTTGTTGGTGGTTGTGGTCATGCAGTTGGTGGGGGAGGCATTGGGTGAGGCTGCTGCAATCCAAAGAACAATGCAGTCATCATCTTCAGTAGGCAGAGGCCTCCATTTGTTGCTCTCTCACTTCTCCCTTTCTAATCTGCTCTGTTGGGTTGGAGCTAACCTTCTGCTGTACCCAACCAAAGCTTTTTTGTTCCTAGCCATAATCCTCATTACGTAGCACCTCACTTCCTCCAACATCATAATTATCGGCTTACCCCTCATCTTCTTCACCTTGGCATTAAACACCTCGCAGTTATTGTTGGTGTAGTTGTCCAACTTAGGGTACTCACTAAAATGAGCTCTGCTCCATTGTTTAGGGCTTATCTTATCCAGGTACTCCCAAGCCTCAGCATTGATCCTTTTTAGTCTCTTCATGGCAGCATTGAAGTCTTGTGTTGTGGTTGCCTTGGCACAAGACCACATGCACATTTTCAGCTGCAAGTCACTCCATTTCTTGTGAAAGTTTTGCCATATATGCATTGCACAGAATCTGTGGTTGGCATTTGGGTAAATTTCTTGTACGGCTGGTATTAGCCCCTATAGGCATGCATGTAAGTAAATAGCTATCAAAATCCAACAATCCAGAAACAGAATTCAATATTTAGCTAAACCAGATTCCAACATTCCAATATCAATCCCATTACAAAACAGAATTGACTATTTAGCTAAACTAGATTCCAAATAATAAAGTATCAGTCCCATTACAAAACAGAATTGACTATTTAGCTAAACCAGATTCCAATAATAAAGTATCAGTCTTATTACAAAACAGAATTGGCTATTTAGCTAAACCAGATTCCAATAATAAAGTATCAGTCTCATTCCAAAACATAATTGACTATAGCTAAACCAGATTCCAATAATAAAGTATCAGTCTCATTCCAAAACATAATTGACTATAGCTAAACCAGATTCTAACATTCCAATATCAGTCTCATTCCAAAACAGAATTCAATTTTTAGCTAAACCAGATTTCCAAATTGTAGAATAGAATTCATAAAATAGACTGGCAACTACTTGCATGTAAGACAGAATTCAATAATAACTAGTAATTATTAAGTAATAATCTTTCAATGAAATTCTAAAACAGACCTGAACAAGTCCATACATGAAATCTCAAGACAACCCAAAATCTTAACCAAATTAAGACCTAACATCAAAGTCCCTAAACACATGAATCAGACATACATCATTATAACATGTTTAAATGAGACAGAAAAGGTATAAACTTGCCCTAACAGACTTAACAAGTAAATATGCACAAGTACCTTCTATATATCTGATATGAAGTTAAACCCATTAGCTTGAAAATCTCCCACATCCTCCTGGAGTATCTCCAAAAACCACTTCCAACTTTCTTTGTTCTCTGATTCCACAATTGCATAGGCAATAGGATAGATATGATTATTTACGTCCTGTCCTATTGCTGTCAGTAACTGCCCCCCATAATATCCTCTTATGAATGTCCCATCCAACCCTATAAAAGGTCTACATCCACCCACAAACCCCTTCTTGCACGCATCAAAGCAAACATAGATCCTCAGAAAAATAGGATTCGAATCAGGTATGGGATTCATGTGGATCCTTACTGTCGACCCTGGATTACTCTTCAGTATCTCGTTAGCATAATCACGAAGTCGTGCATACTGTGCAATCTCAGAACCCTCAATCCTCTCCTTTGCTTTCTTCATAGATCTATAAATTTTCCGTTCATTGATTAGTACATCATACTCGAATCTGAAGTATTGGTCAGCCTCCCTCACTGTCAAGTTTGGCTGCACTCGTATCCTCTCCTCTAACTCATCTATGACCCATTTTTCATCTGCTGACTTATAGTGATTGTCCCTGCTGCCGGTATGTTTATTTACGAATGTTTTTACCTGATAACTTGCTGGAAATATTCTCTTGGAACAGTATATTTGCCAAGGACAGTCCTCATCATAGCATATAGCCTTTGATCTTGTAGAATCACAACGAGCAAAGAATATGCTCCTTCCAATATTGATATTAAACTTTTGGACAGCCTTCTTGAAGTGGCTTAGAGTTTCAAACTCCATCCCAACCTCCAACCGCACCTGGCTCACTGGGGCATTAGCATTGCTCTGAGGAAAAACTGGAGTTTGGTCAGTATCCTCGTCACTTACTATGCTATGCAATTCTTCTGATTCATAGCAATGATGTCCAGGATTTTCATCAGAGAAATCATCCTCATCAACGGGGACGTAGAAGGTTGGAGGCTTGTCCGGATCGGGGTTTGGGATGAAAGACTGGCCTGTAGGGGGCCTCTTTGTTGATCTCCTCTTGTTCACCTTTGGCCTTCCCTCAACCTCATCTGAAGGATTGCTCTGATCATTCTAGGGAGTCCTATTGGTCTCAGAGGGTGGGACTGTCTGAGGGATTGATTGTGAAAGTGGATTCCCATACGGATGTGGGGTGTATTAGGTTAGTTGTTCTGGTTCAAGAGGTGCAGAGACATTGGGTTCAGAAGAAGGGACTGAGTCTGATCAAGCAGTGTGTGTTGGTTGCTGATCTTCTTGAATAGGTGGCTGGGAAGGTTGGGACTGAGTTGATGGTGGTTTATCTGGTATGACAGGTGTTGGGGGAGGCTGAGAAACCTGTCCTGCCTCATCAGATCCTGAAAGTAGTGGGTTTGCTGTCTCCTGGGCCATACTGATATTATCCTCTTTTTGGGCCTCAAAACCAGCCTGTTTATGTGCTTCATAGGCCTCTTCCCTGCTTTGAGCCTCACTCCTTTTTGGGTCCTCCATCCCAACTTGCATGTTACGTACAATTTCAGTATCATCCTCATCTTCCACTACTATCaatcttctttttggactctttttcGGAGTTAGAACCCTTTTAGCACAGCGCTTTACTCTCATCTTTGATGGAGTCATGTTGTTCTCCTCAACTAATACGGGCTCATCCACCGGATGCTCTGTATATACATTTATTCTGTTACTATTCTTCACAGCTACCCCATACATTCTAACTATATCCATGTTAACCCTTAGGTCCCTCAACCCATCATCAAGCTCCTTCTCAGGTTCCAGCCAGAAAAAATTAGTAACAGATGTATATCCTATGTCCTTCAGCAAATCAGATACGAAAAAACTATTCAAGGTATCAACATTAACCCTCTCTATCTCTGTGACTTTACCACCAACGTAACTAACCTTCCCACACGGCCCTCTCTCAAATCGTCCTCTATGATTAATACACAGTGTTATATGGATGGTGGCCATTCCTGAAAGTGAAATAAACCAACAAATTCTAAGAAAATAGTACATGTTACTACACCTAACACAAACCTTAAATAAACTAATTTAGCAATTCTCAAACAGGATTTGATATGGTAATGTAATCTGTCTAACTAGTCTCAATGACATTTGAAATTAATCAACATTGGCAACGACATACCTCAGCTCTCTGCCGACCAAAGGGAGTGACCTCTACACTGTCGATGACGAAATCCCTGGGTTCGAGCTCTGCTAACTATTCCTTGCATGTTCCTCTTTCACGTTCTCGTACTGATGGTTTGCTACTGCTCCGAATGCCTTTTCCGACTTGGGAATGACAGCGTTGAAAGCCGTAGCTTCAGGGTGATGGCTTGGGAGTGTTCCAGACGTCTTCTTTGACTTGGAAACAAAACGACAATCTCTGCTAGGGCATTAGCAGAGTCCTGCAAAATTTTCTTCAATCTCCCAGCCTTtactaaaaaaaattgtttaattccacGTAGATTGGGTTTTGGGAGGTTCGAAGAGCCACGTAGGGTCCTACAAACCCGAAGCAAGTGCCAACCCAAGCCATGCTACTTTTGTCACACAGAGCCCATCTCTCATGATTACAAAGTCAGTTTCCATCTACGATGAGTACAAATGTCAGGGTTCTGAACTCTCATGAATACAAATGGTCAATTATTCTTACTATGATACTGAAAACTCAATTTCAAAAAATGACAATATTACAATCGGAATATCAACTTATCAAGTAACAAATCTATACACGTGGTGAATGGAACCACTGCGCGAATTTAGTTGAGTAAGCTAAGTCGCACGCATCAATCTCCCCCTTCCtcctaaaatcctaatttctatttTTCCCAAAGGGAGTGACCTCTACACTGTCGATGACGAAATCCCTGGGTTCGAGCTCTGCTAACTATTCCTTGCATGTTCCTCTTTCACGTTCTCGTACTGATGGTTTGCTACTGCTCCGAATGCCTTTTCCGACTTGGGAATGACAGCGTTGAAAGCCGTAGCTTCAGGGTGATGGCTTGGGAGTGTTCCAGACGTCTTCTTTGACTTGGAAACAAAACGACAATCTCTGCTAGGGCATTAGCAGAGTCCTGCAAAATTTTCTTCAATCTCCCAGCCTTtactaaaaaaaattgtttaattccacGTAGATTGGGTTTTGGGAGGTTCGAAGAGCCACGTAGGGTCCTACAAACCCGAAGCAAGTGCCAACCCAAGCCATGCTACTTTTGTCACACAGAGCCCATCTCTCATGATTACAAAGTCAGTTTCCATCTACGATGAGTACAAATGTCAGGGTTCTGAACTCTCATGAATACAAATGGTCAATTATTCTTACTATGATACTGAAAACTCAATTTCAAAAAATGACAATATTACAATCGGAATATCAACTTATCAAGTAACAAATCTATACACGTGGTGAATGGAATCACTGCGCGAATTTAGTTGAGTAAGCCGCACGCATCATTACCTCCCCCTTCCTCCTAAAGTCCTAATTTCTATTTTCCTGCACAGATGTTCCATTCCATGTCACCGCTCTACATCACACCAAAGCCTCAGTTCTCTGTTTGCAAGAAAATCAAAGAAACAGTGAAAACAAGCcttcaaattttcaatttctttctcaatcCCCAGACTCAGTAACCATCTTGAAAGTCGCACACATGGAAGAGAAACAACTTTCCCCTGCACACAACCTTCTTTACCTCATCACCCTTTTCACCTTCCTCCTCCTTCCCGCCGCTGCAACCACTGCCACTGACGCTAACTTCCTTCGATGCCTCATGCTCCTCTAAAGCGACCCAACCCAAAATAACTCGTCTCTCCCTCCAGTAAATATCTACTTTCCCACCCTAACAACCCTTGGCACGACGTAATCGAATTTCCCGGAACAAGCTACCTCGTGTCCGAAACCTGCTCCTTCCACCCCATACCCTTACCCTTCATTGCCATTGACAATAGCTTCAACTTATCCTCACAACAAGTATCCCTCCTTGGACCCTTCCGCACTAGTCCCGATCCGTTTGCCACAGTCGCTCACGTCTTGAAATATTATTGCTGCTCCTTTATGGCCAAGTTTCTTGATGCTCAGAGTACCGTAACGGCACCAATTTCACGATCTTTGCGCTGTTAGACGTGGTGTTTCCCAATGCCGCCATGAGGAACATCAGCAATTACTTCCCGATCTTCCGCAAGCACGTCGTTCCAGGCTGCTTACATGGCGCGACTTGATTAGTCTCCCGGACAACACTCTACTGCGGACGTTATTCTCCAACGTCTTTAAGGACGATGCGGTTTGTCAATTCCGGAAATGGTTCTAAGCGATTTCGTCGTCGTTCATGGAATCCATACCGTGCTTGATAACAACATAATGTAACGATGTCGCTGGTGCTAACCACTGTCTGAAGCTGTAGCTGAATGACGCATTTTGGTTAGTAGCGGAAAGCCAAAAACAacgtttcttttctttttaaacaaTTCTTGATTCTAATTTTTAGGGTTAGGATCTGTATCTGCAATTGATTGAGACTACCTAAATCTGTTATAGTTTTTTCACTGATTCGTATATACAATTGTGTATACAAATTTACAATGTGCAGTGTTTTGTGAATAGCTTTAAAAGCAATATTGATCTGTTTTTCATTATGAATATTTGAGACATTGCAATCTGTTATGTTTAGCATTTGAAACTTGAATATCTGAAATATACACATGAATCCGTCACTGATAAGTATTAGCAGTATAGAAATGACCTTTGAATAAACACAACAATTTGGATGCATTTCTTAGGGATCCGTATAGCTTGCTCTGTTTGTTCTTCCAACTTCTT is a genomic window of Arachis ipaensis cultivar K30076 chromosome B06, Araip1.1, whole genome shotgun sequence containing:
- the LOC110263828 gene encoding uncharacterized protein LOC110263828 → MEFETLSHFKKAVQKFNINIGRSIFFARCDSTRSKAICYDEDCPWQIYCSKRIFPASYQVKTFVNKHTGSRDNHYKSADEKWVIDELEERIRVQPNLTVREADQYFRFEYDVLINERKIYRSMKKAKERIEGSEIAQYARLRDYANEILKSNPGSTVRIHMNPIPDSNPIFLRIYVCFDACKKGFVGGCRPFIGLDGTFIRGYYGGQLLTAIGQDVNNHIYPIAYAIVESENKESWKWFLEILQEDVGDFQANGFNFISDI